The following proteins are co-located in the Perognathus longimembris pacificus isolate PPM17 chromosome 25, ASM2315922v1, whole genome shotgun sequence genome:
- the Arl14epl gene encoding ARL14 effector protein-like, which produces MSEPSHKRSSPGEGHTDQSSPEKSCQIGQKQLQQIERQLKCLAFQNPGPQVADFNPETRQQKKKARMSKMNEYFSVKNKVMRKYDKGGRLVCNSEDLCDCLERSCLGCFYPCPRCNSTKCGPECRCSRRWVYDAIVTEAGRVISALPFAVPD; this is translated from the exons ATGAGCGAACCATCCCATAAACGCAGCTCCCCTGGGGAAGGACACACAGACCAAAGTTCTCCCGAGAAAAGCTGCCAGATTGGACAGAAGCAACTG CAACAAATAGAGCGCCAGCTCAAGTGCTTAGCATTCCAAAACCCCGGACCCCAAGTAGCGGACTTTAATCCAGAAACAAGGCAGCAAAAGAAGAAAGCTCGGATGTCAAAGATGAATGAGTATTTTTCTGTAAAGAACAA GGTGATGAGGAAGTACGACAAGGGTGGGCGGCTGGTGTGCAACTCGGAGGACCTGTGCGACTGCCTGGAGAGGAGCTGCCTGGGCTGCTTCTACCCCTGCCCCCGCTGCAACTCCACCAAGTGCGGCCCCGAGTGCCGCTGCAGCCGCCGCTGGGTGTACGACGCCATCGTCACCGAGGCCGGCCGGGTCATCAGCGCGCTGCCCTTCGCCGTCCCGGACTAG